The Ignavibacteriales bacterium sequence TGAATCAATAGATATTCTCCGCGGAATTGTAATGATAATTATGGCTCTCGATCATACGCGGGATTTTATCTCTGTCGCTCACTTCAATCCGGTTGATCTTTCCTTAACAACACCGGCGTATTTTTTTACACGATGGATAACGCATTTCTGTGCGCCGGTATTTGTTTTTCTGGCAGGCACTTCCGCGTTTCTTTATGGTCAGCGGGGGAAAACGAAAAGAGAAGTATCAAGATTTTTAATAACGCGCGGATTGTGGCTGATGTTTTTAGAATTAACTATAGTTCGTTTCGGCTGGCAATTTAATTGGGAATATACATATTCGTGGGTGCAGGTCATCTGGGTCCTTGGAGTTTCGATGATTGTACTCGCCGGGCTGATTCATTTTTCTATAAAGACAATTACTGCATTCGGTTTATCAATGATAATCATACACAATCTGTTTGATAAAATAACGCCGGACCAACTTGGAATTTTTGGATGGAGCTGGCAGTTTCTGCATTACGGAGGATTAATTCAATTCGCCTCTAAGTATGAACACTTTGTGTCGTATCCGTTAATTCCGTGGATCGGTGTTATGGCTGTGGGCTATAGTTTTGGAACTATTATTTTGAAAGCACCGGAAGAAAGAAATAAAATTCTTTTTCGGCTTGGATTATCTATAACAATCACCTTTTTAATTGTAAGGGGAATTAATATTTACGGCGATCCGCGACCGTGGACTTTTCAAAAGAATTTTCTTTTCACAATAATGTCATTCTTGAATTGTGAAAAATATCCGCCCTCTCTTTCCTATTTATTGATGACGCTCGGCCCGGCAATTATTTCTCTTGTAGTTTTGGATAGAATTAAAGAGGGACTGAAAAAAATATTTTTGGTATTTGGAAGAACACCGCTTCTATTTTATTTGGTGCATGTTCCCGTGATTCATTTAGCTGCCGTAATCCTTGCGCTGATTCAAAATAGGAACATCGGTTTCATGTTTGATAATTCCGACTTCAGTGTTTGGCCTAATAATTACGGATTACCATTACCGGGTGTTTATATAATCTGGTTGTTGGTTGTTGTTGGAATGTACCCGTTATGCAAATGGTATGCTGATCTGAAGGGGAGAAGTAAAAATAAATGGTTGAGTTATTTGTGATTAATTGCATCTCCGCCGAAAATACTTTTCCGGCGGAGACAAAAAAACTATTTATTGGGTGTGAACTTAACAATCGTACTAGAAACCGGTTTTAATGTTTTTAGATATTCATAGATGGCGCCAAGGTCTTCATTAGACATTCCGGCAAACATTGTCCACGGCATCGGGGTATTAAATTCTTCCCGTCCAACTTCCGAAGGCGGATATTTTTCCGGGTCCATTGATTTGAATCGATCAATGAAATCTTCTTTTGTCCAAGAACCGATTCCCGAATCTTTATCCGGAGTAATATTTGCAGATCTCACAACTCCTCCGGGAAATTGAAATGGAAATCCGCCGGCAAATTCTTTTCCAACAATTGGTTTCCCTTTTTCCATTTCGGTATGGCAATCACCGCAGCTTGCTATAGTAACTAAATATTTTCCGAAAGCAACCGGATTATTTTTATCTGGCTCGGGAGAGGGATCAAAAGACTTTGGCTGGATTGTCTTGATAATTAAATTTACCGGAAAATTGATTGAACCCTCTTCTACTTCATTTTTAATTGGCTGTAAAGAACGAATGTATGCAACTATCGAATACAAATCTTCTTTTG is a genomic window containing:
- a CDS encoding heparan-alpha-glucosaminide N-acetyltransferase domain-containing protein is translated as MENVTPLATKDSNSIKTTSAKRIESIDILRGIVMIIMALDHTRDFISVAHFNPVDLSLTTPAYFFTRWITHFCAPVFVFLAGTSAFLYGQRGKTKREVSRFLITRGLWLMFLELTIVRFGWQFNWEYTYSWVQVIWVLGVSMIVLAGLIHFSIKTITAFGLSMIIIHNLFDKITPDQLGIFGWSWQFLHYGGLIQFASKYEHFVSYPLIPWIGVMAVGYSFGTIILKAPEERNKILFRLGLSITITFLIVRGINIYGDPRPWTFQKNFLFTIMSFLNCEKYPPSLSYLLMTLGPAIISLVVLDRIKEGLKKIFLVFGRTPLLFYLVHVPVIHLAAVILALIQNRNIGFMFDNSDFSVWPNNYGLPLPGVYIIWLLVVVGMYPLCKWYADLKGRSKNKWLSYL
- a CDS encoding c-type cytochrome, whose protein sequence is MLKFLKILAYVIGGVAVLIIAFIIYFNSSYPKVDPPSNEKVEVTSARLERGKYLTHHVTVCMDCHSTRDWSKYAGPILAGTFGKGGEKFDESTAGVPGTIYAKNITPAGISNLTDGELIRAITCGVTKDGSALFPLMPYLGYNHLTKEDLYSIVAYIRSLQPIKNEVEEGSINFPVNLIIKTIQPKSFDPSPEPDKNNPVAFGKYLVTIASCGDCHTEMEKGKPIVGKEFAGGFPFQFPGGVVRSANITPDKDSGIGSWTKEDFIDRFKSMDPEKYPPSEVGREEFNTPMPWTMFAGMSNEDLGAIYEYLKTLKPVSSTIVKFTPNK